A window of Lentibacillus sp. Marseille-P4043 contains these coding sequences:
- the gntK gene encoding gluconokinase, producing the protein MKQQALYLGVDIGTTSTKAVLYNKQGEVVTMHTINYPLHTPNPLIAEQNPDEIVDAVLGTIRETIRKGNLEHGQLRLISFSSAMHSLIAVDEEGTLLTNSITWADTRSAKYAKKIKEEHNGHDIYLRTGTPIHAMSPLAKLVWLKAEKPAIFAKAAKFISIKEYVFFKFFGKYIIDYSIASATGLFNLQSLDWDTEALQLARISSQQLSEIVPTTYKLTGVKQEYQSYMGIDNDVPFIIGASDGVLSNLGVNAIEPGVVAVTIGTSGAIRTVYNEPKTDPKGRIFCYALTENHWVIGGPVNNGGIILRWLRDEFAAAEVETAKRLNIDPYDVLTKIASGVNPGSDGLIFHPYMTGERAPLWNANARGSFFGLSIHHKKEHMIRSVLEGTIYNLYTVLLALEELTGEPKRIQATGGFARSKMWRQLMADIFDKPVIVPESFESSCLGAVVLGMYAMEEIDDFQFVSEMVGNTNTHYPDNETTAIYQELLPIFIRLSRMLNEEYESIAGFQRKYLGEEKEA; encoded by the coding sequence ATGAAACAACAAGCACTCTACTTAGGGGTGGACATTGGTACAACAAGTACGAAAGCAGTTTTATATAATAAGCAAGGCGAAGTTGTAACAATGCATACGATAAACTATCCACTGCACACTCCAAATCCATTAATCGCTGAGCAAAATCCGGACGAAATAGTTGATGCCGTGCTTGGAACGATAAGAGAAACGATTCGAAAAGGTAACCTAGAACACGGGCAATTAAGACTCATTTCCTTTAGCTCTGCCATGCATAGCCTTATTGCAGTTGATGAAGAAGGTACCTTGTTAACGAACAGTATTACGTGGGCAGATACAAGAAGTGCGAAATATGCGAAAAAGATTAAAGAAGAACATAACGGTCATGACATATATCTACGTACAGGGACACCAATACATGCGATGTCTCCATTGGCGAAACTTGTTTGGCTTAAAGCAGAAAAGCCAGCGATTTTTGCAAAGGCGGCTAAATTTATTTCAATCAAAGAGTATGTCTTCTTTAAGTTTTTTGGAAAATATATTATCGATTATTCGATCGCTTCAGCAACAGGTTTATTTAACTTACAATCACTTGATTGGGATACAGAAGCATTACAACTAGCAAGAATATCTTCTCAGCAGTTATCAGAAATTGTACCGACAACGTACAAACTAACTGGTGTTAAACAGGAATACCAATCGTACATGGGTATTGACAATGACGTGCCATTTATTATCGGGGCAAGTGATGGTGTCCTTTCCAATCTTGGGGTTAATGCAATTGAACCTGGTGTTGTCGCGGTAACGATCGGGACTAGTGGTGCCATTCGTACGGTCTACAATGAGCCAAAAACAGATCCAAAGGGGCGGATCTTCTGTTATGCGCTAACTGAAAATCATTGGGTTATTGGTGGACCAGTCAATAATGGCGGAATTATTTTGCGCTGGCTTCGTGATGAATTTGCTGCCGCTGAAGTAGAAACCGCTAAGCGATTAAACATTGATCCATATGATGTTTTGACTAAAATAGCATCTGGTGTAAATCCAGGATCAGACGGCTTAATCTTCCACCCTTATATGACTGGGGAACGTGCACCATTATGGAATGCAAATGCACGCGGATCATTTTTTGGCTTAAGCATTCATCATAAAAAAGAACACATGATAAGATCCGTTTTAGAAGGAACGATATATAACTTATACACTGTTCTGCTGGCACTTGAAGAATTAACCGGCGAACCAAAACGTATCCAAGCTACTGGCGGCTTTGCACGATCCAAAATGTGGCGCCAGTTAATGGCTGACATTTTTGATAAACCAGTAATTGTGCCAGAAAGCTTTGAAAGCTCCTGCTTAGGCGCTGTTGTGCTTGGTATGTACGCAATGGAAGAAATAGATGACTTCCAATTTGTCTCAGAAATGGTTGGGAACACAAACACCCATTATCCAGATAACGAAACAACTGCAATTTACCAAGAGTTGTTGCCCATCTTTATCCGGTTATCGCGAATGCTTAACGAAGAGTA